The following proteins are co-located in the Vidua macroura isolate BioBank_ID:100142 chromosome 29, ASM2450914v1, whole genome shotgun sequence genome:
- the LOC128820274 gene encoding keratin-associated protein 21-1-like produces the protein MTFLQGQCDDDCYYGGLYGYRGYDCGSPCGYRGYGGLYGSRGLYGFGDRYGYGSLYGYRGIFGSGDCYSSGGLYGGYRGFFGSGDCYGYPGFYSGRYGYPFGSRYGQRFGFGGCYSC, from the coding sequence ATGACTTTCCTCCAAGGCCAGTGTGACGATGACTGCTACTACGGGGGCCTCTACGGCTACCGAGGCTATGACTGCGGGAGCCCCTGCGGCTACCGGGGCTATGGGGGCCTCTACGGCTCCCGCGGCCTCTACGGCTTCGGGGACCGCTACGGCTACGGCAGCTTGTACGGCTACCGGGGCATCTTCGGCTCTGGGGACTGCTACAGCTCTGGGGGGCTCTATGGGGGCTACCGGGGCTTCTTTGGCTCTGGGGACTGCTATGGATACCCCGGGTTCTACTCCGGCCGCTACGGGTACCCCTTCGGCTCCCGCTACGGCCAAAGGTTTGGCTTCGGGGGCTGCTACAGCTGCTAA